In the genome of Lonchura striata isolate bLonStr1 chromosome 22, bLonStr1.mat, whole genome shotgun sequence, one region contains:
- the PSMD5 gene encoding 26S proteasome non-ATPase regulatory subunit 5, translating to MAEAAAKMAEAAAELLERAARRDPALEELRALRVALQAVPLAALRSRLGEHHLRALFGLLAVNDREQVSACVSILERLLQALDPLYVIQNLREELQKGLFHPDDSVKILTMSQVGRIVEDSAAVPEILHSPELLQQIIKCIGGEKIAVAKEAIKSLSRIAQSQEGLEALFGSSLLGDLRRVMATSDVVRYRVYELIVEISSVSAESLNYCANSGLIPELIGELTGEDVLVRATCIEMLTSLAHSPQGRQYLAQQGVIDRISNIILGAESDPFSSFYLPGFVKFFGNLAVVDSPQQICERYPVFMEKVFEMAESQDPTMIGVAVDTLGILGSNVEGKQVLQKTRSRFQNLLSKIGHQAKNAPTELRLRCLDAISSLLYLPPEQQTEDLLRMTESWFTSLSSQPLELFRSISTQPFPDLHCGALRVFTAIANQPWAQKLMLNSPGFVEYIVDRSVEPDKASKDAKYELVKALVNSKTIAEIFGNQYYLRLRAYLHEGPYYVKAVSTTAVEGAE from the exons ATGGCGGAGGCGGCGGCCAAGatggcggaggcggcggcggagctgctggagcgggcggcgcggcgggacCCGGCGCTGGAGGAGCTGCGGGCCCTGCGGGTCGCCCTGCAGGCCGTGCCGCTCGCCGCCCTCCGCTCCCGCCTCGGCGAGCACCACCTGAGGGCGCTCTTCGGCCTCCTCGCCGTCAATGACCG GGAACAGGTGTCCGCGTGTGTTTCCATCCTGGAGAGGCTCCTGCAGGCCCTGGACCCCCTTTACGTGATCCAGAACCTCAGGGAAGAGCTGCAGAAGGGCCTTTTCCACCCCGACGACTCTGTGAAGATCCTCACCATGTCCCAG GTTGGGAGGATTGTTGAAGACTCAGCTGCTGTCCCAGAGATtctgcacagccctgagctgttACAGCAAATCATAAAGTGCATTGGTGGGGAGAAAATAGCAGTGGCCAAAGAG GCCATTAAATCTTTGTCGAGGATAGCCCAGAGCCAGGAGGGTTTGGAGGCTCTGTTTGGGAGCAGCCTGCTGGGTGACCTGAGGCGTGTCATGGCCACCAGTGACGTTGTTCGGTACCGGGTCTACGAG tTAATTGTGGAGATTTCATCAGTGTCAGCAGAGTCCCTGAATTACTGTGCAAACAGTGGGTTAATCCCTGAGTTAATTGGGGAGCTGACTGGAGAGGATGTGCTGGTCAG AGCCACGTGCATAGAGATGCTGACCTCGCTGGCCCACAGCCCCCAGGGGCGGCAGTACCTGGCTCAGCAGGGAGTCATCGACAGAATCTCCAACATCATCCTGGGGGCAGAGTCAGATCCCTTCTCCAGCTTCTATCTGCCAG GATTTGTTAAATTTTTTGGCAATCTGGCTGTTGTGGACAGTCCCCAGCAGATCTGTGAGCGCTACCCTGTCTTTATGGAAAAAGTCTTTGAAATGGCAGAAAGTCAGGATCCAACCATGATTGGAGTGGCTGTGGACACACTGGGAATCCTGGGATCAAATGTGGAAGGAAAACAGGTTTTACAGAAAACTA gaaGTAGATTTCAAAATCTCTTAAGCAAAATAGGCCACCAGGCCAAGAATGCCCCCACTGAGTTACGGCTTCGGTGCTTGGATGCGATTTCATCCCTGCTTTACTTGCCT ccagagcagcagacAGAAGACCTTTTAAGAATGACTGAATCCTGGTTCACATCCTTGTCCAGCCAGCCCCTGGAGCTGTTCAGAAGCATCAGCACTCAGCCATTCCCTGATCTCCACTGTGGAGCTTTACGGGTGTTTACT GCCATTGCAAATCAGCCATGGGCCCAGAAGCTGATGCTGAACAGCCCGGGGTTTGTGGAGTACATCGTGGACAGATCTGTGGAGCCTGACAAAGCTTCAAAGGATGCAAAATATGAACTGGTGAAGGCCCTGGTGAACTCCAAAACCATTGCAGAGATCTTTGGCAATCAGTACTACCTGAGGCTCAGGGCTTACCTGCACGAGGGCCCCTATTATGTTAAGGCAGTTTCTACTACAGCTGTGGAAGGAGCAGAATAA